A part of Onthophagus taurus isolate NC chromosome 7, IU_Otau_3.0, whole genome shotgun sequence genomic DNA contains:
- the LOC139428886 gene encoding histone H1-like, with the protein MTDVQQTEQIRVSSETENTTPVKNEAAGGGSSSDSSTKKKKSQRSKATHPPTSEMVNNAIKTLQERNGSSLQAIKKYMVSNYKVDAEKMAPFIKKFLKTAIAAGAIVQTKGKGASGSFKVASASAKKSGRAKTSSLKKKPAAAVSKTVKARAISTKKSSSAAKAKTTLVSGSPVVESKKKAAVKAKKSPTVGEKKVTNSTTAAVKKTTTVRKAQSKAKKVTKGPTKKPKAPKPKTAKKVAGGAAQLKSSSTKKRSLPKRK; encoded by the coding sequence ATGACGGATGTACAACAAACGGAACAGATCCGCGTATCTTCCGAAACGGAAAACACTACACCCGTAAAAAACGAAGCTGCCGGCGGTGGTTCCTCCTCCGATTCGTCgacgaagaaaaagaaaagccAGCGATCAAAAGCCACCCATCCACCTACATCCGAAATGGTGAATAATGCGATTAAGACCCTTCAGGAACGCAACGGTTCGTCGCTTCAagctattaaaaagtacatggTTTCTAATTACAAAGTTGACGCTGAGAAGATGGCTccgtttattaagaaattccTGAAGACCGCCATCGCTGCAGGCGCTATTGTCCAAACTAAAGGTAAAGGTGCGTCAGGATCGTTTAAAGTGGCATCGGCCTCTGCAAAAAAGTCAGGCAGAGCAAAGACTTCCTCCCTTAAAAAGAAACCTGCCGCCGCCGTATCTAAAACGGTCAAAGCTCGAGCTATCTCTACGAAGAAATCCTCCTCAGCTGCGAAGGCAAAAACAACGCTGGTATCCGGTTCCCCTGTTGTTGAAAGCAAAAAGAAGGCTGCGGTAAAAGCCAAAAAGTCGCCAACGGTCGGAGAAAAGAAAGTAACCAACTCTACTACTGCCGCAGTCAAAAAAACCACCACGGTTAGAAAAGCACAATCAAAAGCTAAAAAAGTTACCAAGGGACCGACGAAAAAGCCGAAAGCGCCGAAACCTAAAACCGCCAAGAAAGTCGCTGGTGGTGCTGCACAATTGAAATCGTCGTCCACGAAAAAGAGAAGCTTACCAAAGAGAAAATGA